One Elusimicrobiota bacterium DNA window includes the following coding sequences:
- a CDS encoding DUF362 domain-containing protein, translating to MKISNFFVKNNFKEFLNKNISRKSFIKFLGAGLGYLALQTKSARYAFAKATGQTLKPRSGRKVVTNFDLAVVKGENPAVITRKAIEILGGMNRFVKSGDTVVIKPNIGWDRTPEQAGNTNPEVVGTLVKLCRDSGAKIVKVFDRSCNDSRRTYRNTGIEDAVKKAGGVIYFCDDWKFYPAQYPKGSIMADWPMFRDAVECDVFINVPIAKDHGLTGLTLSMKNLMGVCGGNRGRIHWDIDQKLVEITEFIKPDLTVIDAYRILLRNGPTGGDLGDVEMKKTVIASADPVLADAYATTLFGMKPSDIGSIPIASRRGLGSMDIAKAKIREIRV from the coding sequence TTGAAAATTAGCAATTTTTTTGTTAAGAATAATTTTAAAGAATTCTTAAACAAAAATATTTCGCGTAAAAGTTTTATTAAATTTCTCGGAGCAGGGCTCGGATATCTTGCCTTGCAGACAAAATCCGCACGTTATGCTTTTGCAAAAGCAACCGGCCAAACCTTAAAACCAAGATCTGGAAGAAAAGTAGTAACAAACTTTGACCTGGCGGTTGTTAAAGGAGAAAATCCTGCCGTAATAACCAGAAAAGCCATAGAAATTTTAGGAGGCATGAACCGTTTTGTTAAATCGGGAGATACAGTTGTTATTAAGCCAAACATAGGATGGGACAGAACACCCGAACAGGCAGGAAATACAAATCCGGAAGTAGTTGGAACTCTCGTCAAATTATGCAGGGATTCAGGGGCAAAAATCGTTAAAGTGTTTGACCGATCATGCAATGACTCTAGAAGAACTTACAGAAATACTGGAATTGAAGATGCAGTGAAAAAAGCGGGAGGAGTAATCTATTTTTGCGATGATTGGAAATTTTATCCGGCTCAATATCCCAAGGGCTCCATAATGGCTGACTGGCCGATGTTTCGGGATGCCGTTGAATGTGATGTTTTTATAAATGTTCCCATTGCTAAAGATCACGGCCTTACAGGTTTGACCCTTTCTATGAAAAATCTTATGGGTGTTTGCGGGGGAAATAGAGGAAGAATTCACTGGGATATTGACCAAAAACTCGTTGAAATAACAGAATTTATAAAACCTGATCTTACTGTTATTGACGCTTACCGCATCCTTTTAAGAAACGGGCCAACCGGCGGGGATTTAGGCGATGTTGAAATGAAAAAAACGGTTATTGCAAGCGCGGATCCTGTTTTAGCTGATGCTTATGCAACAACTTTGTTCGGAATGAAGCCTTCAGATATCGGAAGTATTCCAATTGCTTCAAGACGCGGACTTGGAAGTATGGATATCGCCAAGGCAAAAATAAGAGAAATCAGGGTTTGA